One Candidatus Eisenbacteria bacterium genomic window, TTGCACTCGTTGCGCGATGAAGGGTCCCCCTCGGACTCCTCCGGCTCGCAGACCTGGCGCTCGGGGTGGAGAAGAAAGCTCTTGCGCGACGTGTCCCAGTCCAGGAGGGGCTGGAGCTTCCTGAACTCGGCCGCGGTCATGTCCTTCGGGAGATCCTCCAGGCGGACGGCGGGAGGCAGGGGCGGCGGGGCGTGCGGATCACGGGGCGCGGATCGATCCGCAAGTTCGGTTTTTTTGTCGGAAGCAACAGAGGCCGATTGCTTTATGACAACGGCCGAGAACGCATGCTCCTGATCCGCGATCAGCACCTTCGCGGGGTCGCCGGGAGGCCGGATCTCGTCGCCGTCGGCGTTGTAGCCGATGACCCGTCCGTCGCGGATCCGGATGATGAGAATTCCCGAGTGGACGGATTCGTGGCAGCCTATACACAAACATATCAAATTCTCGAAACATGTGCGCCCACCCTTCGCGAGCGAGCGCAGGTGATGGGCCATCAGGTGCTCGGTCGAGCCGCAGAGGCCGCACCGGTGCCCATGGCGCGCGAGGACGATGGCCCGCATCCAGGCCGGGACGTTCTCATCCCGATCCTCCTCGGGGATCTCCCCCTTCTGGCCGAAGAGGGTGACCGCGTCCTCGCCGGGATCTTCCGGCATCTTCACCACCTCCAGGACCCCGCGCTTCTTCGCCTCATCGACGACATCGCGCGGCACGGAGATGGCGCCGGCCTCCGTCTCGATCCAGGCCTCGCCGGTCGAGAGATCCTCGTGGTAGACGATCGCCTCGCGCAGGGTGGGCGGCGCCTTCTTCCAGTCGGGGATCGTCCCACCCTTCGCGAGGGTGATGACGAGGTCTGCGAGTGCCTGCACGCGGCCGATGGCCGAGAGCCTCTTCTCCGAGAGCCGATCCATTGTCCGGAGCGCCCGCTCGAGCTTCGCTTGGACGAGCGCGGGGAGGTTGATCATGAACAGGGCGGTCTTCTGGCGCATGCGCGGGGGGTCGTCCGGCAAGTCCGTACGC contains:
- a CDS encoding AAA family ATPase, giving the protein MRQKTALFMINLPALVQAKLERALRTMDRLSEKRLSAIGRVQALADLVITLAKGGTIPDWKKAPPTLREAIVYHEDLSTGEAWIETEAGAISVPRDVVDEAKKRGVLEVVKMPEDPGEDAVTLFGQKGEIPEEDRDENVPAWMRAIVLARHGHRCGLCGSTEHLMAHHLRSLAKGGRTCFENLICLCIGCHESVHSGILIIRIRDGRVIGYNADGDEIRPPGDPAKVLIADQEHAFSAVVIKQSASVASDKKTELADRSAPRDPHAPPPLPPAVRLEDLPKDMTAAEFRKLQPLLDWDTSRKSFLLHPERQVCEPEESEGDPSSRNECKAQPEAGAKTDPAPAAPPASAPSASTPARPESPPRLADIVGQKETVEWLGICAKAASKTGEPMKHTLLTGSAGLGKTTIARLVANEMGAGFTEAAATTIRTPAHLLGMLVNLRPRDVLFVDL